A region of Candidatus Sysuiplasma acidicola DNA encodes the following proteins:
- a CDS encoding recombinase RecA, producing MGLDARSARIPTGVSDFDSILDGGLPPGSVVLLLGDVGSGFVEFAYTSASKISLALERPDSIRYLMGDKAAQGKLPLKMHYVTFFKPKEEILQEILFSFNDEFHDAFEKNVKFTDFSEYYFEKSVVPASWIGNDGGLLRKRGKGLIDSLVDFMDREADGAFIIIDSLTDLFLTESLDIMDIVAMLRGMQRMAKKWKGVIYILLTEGILEKRKEQMIIDSVDGVLVFEWSRNSNSSKRQRYIYISKFVSLMPHLDEQRIARFATTLTSQSGLVVIDAERI from the coding sequence ATGGGATTGGATGCGCGAAGTGCAAGGATACCGACAGGTGTTTCAGATTTTGACTCTATTCTTGATGGCGGGCTTCCTCCGGGATCGGTAGTACTGCTACTTGGCGACGTGGGGAGTGGTTTCGTGGAATTCGCTTACACGTCGGCTTCCAAAATTTCGCTTGCTTTGGAGAGGCCGGATTCCATCCGCTATCTCATGGGTGACAAGGCCGCACAGGGGAAACTCCCTCTGAAGATGCACTACGTCACGTTCTTCAAGCCGAAGGAAGAGATACTGCAGGAGATACTTTTTTCGTTCAACGATGAGTTCCACGACGCATTCGAGAAGAACGTTAAATTCACTGACTTTTCAGAGTATTATTTCGAAAAATCCGTCGTTCCGGCAAGCTGGATAGGCAATGACGGCGGGCTGCTCAGAAAGAGGGGAAAAGGGCTGATCGATTCGTTGGTCGATTTCATGGACCGGGAGGCAGACGGCGCCTTCATAATAATCGATTCGCTCACTGACCTTTTTCTCACTGAGAGTCTGGACATAATGGACATCGTGGCAATGCTGCGTGGCATGCAGAGGATGGCAAAGAAATGGAAGGGCGTGATATACATACTGCTGACTGAGGGGATACTGGAGAAGAGAAAGGAGCAGATGATCATAGACAGCGTCGACGGCGTGCTGGTCTTTGAATGGAGCAGAAACAGCAACAGCAGCAAGAGACAGCGTTACATATACATATCAAAATTTGTGAGCCTGATGCCTCACCTGGACGAACAGCGAATAGCGAGGTTTGCCACAACACTGACATCCCAGAGCGGTCTTGTCGTCATAGATGCGGAGAGGATTTGA